Proteins co-encoded in one Salvelinus sp. IW2-2015 linkage group LG17, ASM291031v2, whole genome shotgun sequence genomic window:
- the LOC111976979 gene encoding bile acid receptor isoform X1 produces the protein MREWSESEITMSAGGYLSASDGYGITEPLQYYDVLGDPLGYPFQEPDLQGLAFSQQQYSPINVQFSVYGPPSSQPFHPLSTHPYSPHCLDTPCEPSPEPQCGSLGKGRGGGGLSLVKRTRLGPGGRVRGQDELCVVCGDKASGYHYNALTCEGCKGFFRRSVTKKAVYRCKSGGGCEMDMYMRRKCQDCRLQKCRAVGMLAECLLTEVQCQSKRLRKGTKHRGGGPEEEENMGSRRVSSTSKLPGQVVSANLSVEQKHVLDRMVEAHRQYSAQDTTHYRVFEWTCTEVGGDRLTDMACPPSQRLLQFAKSVPGFELLDCLDQNTLLSSSSVEVMFLLSAQQFTQNPAASSPALQPFNISTHHWLKTLESKENIHSGTGPVNSGVNEDLLGPVLNFFHSMAALGVTEAEYALLTATALLCSADEALLRAVACVESLQELTMELLSRVCGARYGAQGPQGAQRFARLLGRLTELRTLRHNHLTLLRQQLWDSQP, from the exons ATGAGAGAGTGGAGTGAGTCGGAGATAACCATGTCTGCCGGTGGTTACCTCTCTGCCTCTGATGGATATGGCATCACCGAGCCTCTGCAGTACTACG ATGTGCTGGGGGACCCTTTGGGCTACCCTTTCCAGGAGCCAGACCTACAGGGCCTAGCCTTCAGCCAGCAGCagtacagccccatcaatgtgcaGTTCTCTGTCTACGGACCGCCGTCCTCCCAGCCCTTCCACCCACTTTCCACCCACCCCTACAGCCCCCACTGCCTGGACACTCCCTGCGAGCCCAGCCCAGAGCCCCAGTGTGGAAGCCTGGGGAAGGGGCGAGGTGGGGGAGGTTTGTCCCTGGTCAAGAGGACCAGGCTGGGTCCGGGAGGAAGGGTGAGGGGCCAGGAtgagctgtgtgtggtgtgtggggacaAAGCCTCTGGCTACCACTACAACGCCCTCACCTGTGAAGGCTGCAAAG GTTTCTTCCGAAGGAGTGTGACGAAGAAAGCAGTGTACCGGTGTAAAAGTGGCGGAGGCTGTGAGATGGACATGTACATGCGGAGAAAGTGCCAGGACTGCCGCCTGCAGAAATGTCGTGCTGTGGGCATGCTGGCTGAAT GTCTGCTGACGGAGGTGCAGTGCCAGTCCAAGAGGCTGAGGAAGGGGACCAAACACAGAGGAGGAGggcctgaggaggaggagaacatggGGAGCAGGAGAGTCAGCTCCACCAGCAAGCTACCAGGACAG GTAGTGTCTGCAAATTTGTCAGTAGAACAGAAGCATGTGCTGGACAGGATGGTGGAGGCTCATCGGCAGTACAGTGCGCAGGACACTACACACTATAGG GTGTTTGAGTGGACTTGTACAGAGGTTGGTGGAGACAGACTAACAGACATGGCATGCCCTCCCTCTCAGAGGCTGCTGCAGTTCGCCAAGAGTGTACCTG GCTTTGAGCTCCTGGACTGCTTGGACCAGAACACCCTCCTCTCTAGTTCATCTGTGGAAGTCATGTTTCTGTTATCAGCTCAGCAGTTCACCCAGAACCCAGCAGCCTCTAGCCCAG caCTACAACCTTTCAACATCTCAACTCATCATTGGCTGAAAACCTTAGAGTCCAAGGAAAACATTCATAGTGGGACCGGCCCTGTAAACTCAG GAGTCAATGAGGACTTGCTAGGACCGGTGCTCAACTTCTTCCACAGCATGGCTGCATTGGGGGTGACGGAGGCTGAATATGCCCTGCTCACTGCTACAGCACTGCTATGCTCAG CAGACGAAGCGTTGCTGCGGGCGGTGGCGTGTGTGGAGAGCTTACAGGAGCTGACCATGGAGCTTCTGTCCAGGGTGTGCGGAGCCCGGTATGGAGCCCAGGGCCCTCAGGGAGCCCAGCGTTTCGCTCGCCTGCTGGGGAGACTCACAGAGCTGCGCACGCTACGACACAACCACCTCACCCTGCTCCGACAGCAGCTCTGGGACAGTCAGCCTTGA
- the LOC111976979 gene encoding bile acid receptor isoform X2: MREWSESEITMSAGGYLSASDGYGITEPLQYYDVLGDPLGYPFQEPDLQGLAFSQQQYSPINVQFSVYGPPSSQPFHPLSTHPYSPHCLDTPCEPSPEPQCGSLGKGRGGGGLSLVKRTRLGPGGRVRGQDELCVVCGDKASGYHYNALTCEGCKGFFRRSVTKKAVYRCKSGGGCEMDMYMRRKCQDCRLQKCRAVGMLAECLLTEVQCQSKRLRKGTKHRGGGPEEEENMGSRRVSSTSKLPGQVVSANLSVEQKHVLDRMVEAHRQYSAQDTTHYRVFEWTCTEVGGDRLTDMACPPSQRLLQFAKSVPGFELLDCLDQNTLLSSSSVEVMFLLSAQQFTQNPAASSPALQPFNISTHHWLKTLESKENIHSGTGPVNSGVNEDLLGPVLNFFHSMAALGVTEAEYALLTATALLCSDEALLRAVACVESLQELTMELLSRVCGARYGAQGPQGAQRFARLLGRLTELRTLRHNHLTLLRQQLWDSQP; the protein is encoded by the exons ATGAGAGAGTGGAGTGAGTCGGAGATAACCATGTCTGCCGGTGGTTACCTCTCTGCCTCTGATGGATATGGCATCACCGAGCCTCTGCAGTACTACG ATGTGCTGGGGGACCCTTTGGGCTACCCTTTCCAGGAGCCAGACCTACAGGGCCTAGCCTTCAGCCAGCAGCagtacagccccatcaatgtgcaGTTCTCTGTCTACGGACCGCCGTCCTCCCAGCCCTTCCACCCACTTTCCACCCACCCCTACAGCCCCCACTGCCTGGACACTCCCTGCGAGCCCAGCCCAGAGCCCCAGTGTGGAAGCCTGGGGAAGGGGCGAGGTGGGGGAGGTTTGTCCCTGGTCAAGAGGACCAGGCTGGGTCCGGGAGGAAGGGTGAGGGGCCAGGAtgagctgtgtgtggtgtgtggggacaAAGCCTCTGGCTACCACTACAACGCCCTCACCTGTGAAGGCTGCAAAG GTTTCTTCCGAAGGAGTGTGACGAAGAAAGCAGTGTACCGGTGTAAAAGTGGCGGAGGCTGTGAGATGGACATGTACATGCGGAGAAAGTGCCAGGACTGCCGCCTGCAGAAATGTCGTGCTGTGGGCATGCTGGCTGAAT GTCTGCTGACGGAGGTGCAGTGCCAGTCCAAGAGGCTGAGGAAGGGGACCAAACACAGAGGAGGAGggcctgaggaggaggagaacatggGGAGCAGGAGAGTCAGCTCCACCAGCAAGCTACCAGGACAG GTAGTGTCTGCAAATTTGTCAGTAGAACAGAAGCATGTGCTGGACAGGATGGTGGAGGCTCATCGGCAGTACAGTGCGCAGGACACTACACACTATAGG GTGTTTGAGTGGACTTGTACAGAGGTTGGTGGAGACAGACTAACAGACATGGCATGCCCTCCCTCTCAGAGGCTGCTGCAGTTCGCCAAGAGTGTACCTG GCTTTGAGCTCCTGGACTGCTTGGACCAGAACACCCTCCTCTCTAGTTCATCTGTGGAAGTCATGTTTCTGTTATCAGCTCAGCAGTTCACCCAGAACCCAGCAGCCTCTAGCCCAG caCTACAACCTTTCAACATCTCAACTCATCATTGGCTGAAAACCTTAGAGTCCAAGGAAAACATTCATAGTGGGACCGGCCCTGTAAACTCAG GAGTCAATGAGGACTTGCTAGGACCGGTGCTCAACTTCTTCCACAGCATGGCTGCATTGGGGGTGACGGAGGCTGAATATGCCCTGCTCACTGCTACAGCACTGCTATGCTCAG ACGAAGCGTTGCTGCGGGCGGTGGCGTGTGTGGAGAGCTTACAGGAGCTGACCATGGAGCTTCTGTCCAGGGTGTGCGGAGCCCGGTATGGAGCCCAGGGCCCTCAGGGAGCCCAGCGTTTCGCTCGCCTGCTGGGGAGACTCACAGAGCTGCGCACGCTACGACACAACCACCTCACCCTGCTCCGACAGCAGCTCTGGGACAGTCAGCCTTGA